The following proteins are co-located in the Pyrobaculum calidifontis JCM 11548 genome:
- a CDS encoding phosphomannomutase/phosphoglucomutase: MTVFKAYDIRGVVDVELTMDLVEKIGFAITKFFQGSDIVVGMDVRTHSFRIVEALSRGLTAGGDVVFLGTSTTPMTHYASYTLGKPAVMITASHNPPEYNGLKIMRPGGLDLESHEIQQLAALLEPPPERRKGVIYVYDALTKYTDELAKRFGRIDMSIGFDPANAAGVILKPLLKATFKNVVAINDYPDGRFPAHPPDPEKAENLKQLQELVLSHKLDAGVALDGDCDRVGIVTASGKIFRPEKMVYALLNYYARPGDVVVLDVTMPLYLEKVAEERGVKIVRQRVGHSFQKPTALRVNALFWAEYSGHVGFRDHHYFDDGIYAALRLFTILTEAGVTLDKVIEEAPKVYEERLDIRTQNPRAAVEKAKERAKGFEIYELDGLDIRTRDGRLLIRPSNTEPVVRVKIEAENREGLEKLRHLLSQLIS; encoded by the coding sequence GTGACCGTGTTTAAGGCGTACGATATTAGGGGCGTTGTAGATGTTGAACTGACGATGGACCTCGTAGAGAAGATCGGCTTCGCCATTACAAAGTTCTTCCAAGGAAGCGACATAGTCGTGGGGATGGACGTGAGGACGCACTCGTTTAGAATTGTAGAGGCTTTGTCGAGAGGACTCACCGCTGGAGGAGACGTCGTCTTTCTCGGCACATCAACTACTCCTATGACGCACTACGCCTCCTACACGTTGGGCAAACCGGCCGTCATGATAACGGCCTCGCACAACCCGCCAGAGTACAACGGCCTAAAGATAATGAGGCCCGGCGGACTAGATCTTGAAAGCCACGAAATCCAACAGTTAGCCGCTTTACTGGAGCCTCCGCCAGAGAGGAGAAAAGGCGTAATCTATGTATACGACGCACTTACAAAATACACAGACGAATTAGCTAAGAGGTTCGGAAGGATAGACATGTCTATAGGATTTGACCCGGCCAATGCGGCCGGAGTTATACTCAAGCCACTTCTCAAGGCGACTTTTAAAAACGTCGTTGCCATAAACGACTACCCAGATGGACGCTTCCCCGCCCATCCCCCCGACCCCGAGAAGGCCGAGAATTTAAAACAGCTACAGGAACTAGTGCTGTCTCACAAGTTAGACGCGGGCGTGGCTTTAGACGGCGACTGTGACCGAGTGGGAATAGTCACGGCTAGCGGCAAAATCTTTAGGCCTGAAAAAATGGTCTATGCGCTTCTCAACTATTACGCGAGACCGGGAGATGTGGTAGTGCTAGACGTCACTATGCCTCTCTACTTGGAAAAAGTGGCAGAGGAAAGGGGGGTCAAAATTGTGCGACAGAGGGTAGGCCACAGCTTTCAAAAGCCCACGGCCCTGCGCGTCAACGCGCTGTTCTGGGCTGAGTATAGTGGACACGTGGGGTTTAGAGACCACCACTATTTCGACGACGGCATCTACGCGGCGCTCCGCCTGTTTACAATTTTAACAGAGGCCGGAGTTACGCTCGACAAAGTAATAGAAGAGGCCCCAAAGGTGTACGAGGAGAGACTCGACATAAGAACACAAAACCCCAGAGCAGCCGTGGAAAAGGCCAAAGAAAGAGCCAAGGGGTTTGAAATATACGAACTAGACGGCTTAGACATACGGACAAGGGATGGCAGACTGCTAATTAGGCCCAGCAACACGGAGCCCGTGGTGAGGGTTAAGATAGAGGCCGAGAACAGGGAGGGCCTAGAGAAACTGAGACATTTGCTCTCTCAGCTTATCTCATAA